ATAGTTGACAGAACCGCCCGTCCGAGTAGGTTTCTCGCTATCTGACCAAGTTGAAGCCATTAACCAGGGTGGACAGGTGGAGTATTTTCTCCAACAGTTGATCAACGGCCTGACCCTGGGCGCCATCTATGGCCTGGTCGCCCTTGGCTATACCATGGTTTACGGCGTGCTCGGCATGATCAATTTCGCCCACGGCACGATCTACATGGTGGGTGCGTTCATTTCGCTGATCACCTTCCTGGTCGCCACCACCATTCTCGGAAGCTCGGTTCCCGTCGCCCTGGTGCTGACCCTGTTCGCCGCCATGGGGCTGACCGCCCTGTGGGGCTGGACGGCGGAGCGCGTCGCCTATCGCCCCTTACGCACCGCGCCGCGCCTGGCGCCGCTGATCTCGGCCATCGGCGTGTCCATCATGCTGCAGAACTTCGTCGCCCAGGCCCAGGGGGCGCGGGCCAAGCCGCTGCCCCCCGTCATCCGGGGCGGCATCACCTTGATGGACAGCGGCGATTTCGTGGTCAGCCTCAGTTGGATGCAGATCATCATCATGGTCATGACCCTGTTGCTGATG
The DNA window shown above is from Magnetospirillum sp. 15-1 and carries:
- a CDS encoding branched-chain amino acid ABC transporter permease LivH (LivHMGF is the membrane component of the LIV-I/LS branched-chain amino acid transporter), with protein sequence MEYFLQQLINGLTLGAIYGLVALGYTMVYGVLGMINFAHGTIYMVGAFISLITFLVATTILGSSVPVALVLTLFAAMGLTALWGWTAERVAYRPLRTAPRLAPLISAIGVSIMLQNFVAQAQGARAKPLPPVIRGGITLMDSGDFVVSLSWMQIIIMVMTLLLMAVFTWVITRTALGRAQRACEQDMKMASLLGIDVDRVISTTFVIGAGLAGVAGMMVTLYYGVIDFYIGFLAGIKAFTAAVLGGIGSLPGAMLGGLLIGLIEAFWSAYFSIEYKDVATFSILVAVLVFRPTGLLGRPDVEKI